A stretch of the Bacillus sp. FJAT-18017 genome encodes the following:
- the proC gene encoding pyrroline-5-carboxylate reductase → MKKLVLIGAGSIAEALISGIIANGLIESRNIWVTNRSDQERLHFLSKTYGVTVTYEKHDLFANADAVILAMKPKDAKAGLPLVLPFITDQMLVISVLAGLSTQTIETMANKNLAIVRAMPNTSAAIGKSATGLALNRHVTSQQAEQAKKLFETVGLATFVEETQLDAVTGLSGSGPAYIYYLVEAMENSAAEIGLDRQLAKDLIVQTLIGAAQMLKESEKPPRQLRQEVTSPGGTTEAGISVLENHHVHQSLINCIKEATAQSRKLGQMISSDIHDNPKLFTT, encoded by the coding sequence ATGAAAAAGCTAGTATTAATCGGAGCTGGATCGATCGCGGAAGCGTTGATCTCGGGAATCATTGCAAATGGCCTGATCGAAAGCCGCAACATCTGGGTAACAAACAGAAGCGACCAGGAACGCCTTCATTTTCTAAGTAAGACCTATGGTGTCACGGTAACCTACGAAAAGCACGACTTATTCGCTAATGCTGACGCCGTGATTCTCGCCATGAAGCCAAAGGACGCCAAAGCCGGCCTGCCACTTGTCCTTCCTTTTATAACGGATCAAATGCTGGTCATTTCTGTCCTCGCCGGGCTTTCAACCCAAACCATAGAAACCATGGCAAACAAAAATCTTGCTATTGTCCGGGCCATGCCAAACACCTCCGCCGCCATCGGAAAATCAGCCACAGGACTCGCCCTAAACAGACACGTCACGTCCCAACAAGCCGAACAGGCAAAAAAACTGTTCGAAACTGTCGGCCTTGCCACCTTCGTTGAGGAAACCCAGTTGGATGCAGTCACTGGACTTTCAGGCAGCGGGCCTGCATACATCTATTATCTCGTCGAGGCGATGGAAAACTCTGCAGCCGAAATCGGCCTTGATCGTCAGTTAGCCAAAGACCTCATCGTCCAAACCTTGATAGGCGCTGCCCAAATGCTCAAGGAATCGGAAAAACCGCCGCGCCAGCTCAGACAGGAAGTCACCAGCCCTGGCGGTACGACCGAAGCTGGCATCAGTGTCCTTGAGAACCATCACGTTCATCAAAGCCTGATTAATTGCATTAAGGAAGCCACTGCCCAATCCCGGAAACTCGGACAAATGATTAGCAGTGATATCCATGATAATCCAAAACTTTTCACTACTTAA
- a CDS encoding helix-turn-helix domain-containing protein, with protein MSTPLGLELRRLRQEKGLRLEDVAHGTGVTLQYLSMIEKGNRKSVSFEIMADISRFYGVPLEYFAAFIKEEDTAPLTDVEIMLWQAINEKLRDDIYYKKGKSLKRILEKLFK; from the coding sequence ATGTCAACGCCATTGGGGCTGGAATTAAGAAGGCTTAGGCAGGAAAAGGGATTAAGGCTTGAGGATGTGGCACATGGTACAGGCGTCACCCTCCAGTATTTAAGTATGATTGAAAAAGGGAATCGAAAATCTGTATCCTTTGAAATTATGGCGGATATTTCAAGATTTTATGGCGTTCCACTTGAGTATTTTGCCGCTTTTATTAAAGAGGAAGACACAGCTCCATTAACAGATGTTGAAATTATGCTATGGCAGGCCATTAACGAAAAGCTTCGTGATGATATTTACTACAAAAAAGGAAAATCCTTAAAACGCATCCTTGAAAAACTCTTTAAGTAA
- a CDS encoding ImmA/IrrE family metallo-endopeptidase — protein sequence MTTTLRNYIFLIFLLPSIGATILYIDIPKELEWNIILFLFIMVIFDQVNLKVFSGFGYSFFNVILSLIIFDRFSIVYGILYLLLDALVSILIQKRGRLQTIISLTSIYLLIIIFCNEIYNEHSDKNYFARYLTTLGMLFLSILLKYLYVFLETGIVSSKLFLERFGPMVFEVLLIFPILAFFDQLIVNLVLLLFLSYYTFIGYFHKKLISINQTHIDALTEKITSNYNINVIFLDLKEIKGVFHAGERLVVINENLDYPEQLQTLIHEFLHFYLRNYKLPKKGEEILVTFCEAIISWYYIVRLKDTHYEST from the coding sequence ATGACTACTACACTACGCAATTATATCTTTCTCATTTTTCTTCTCCCCAGTATTGGGGCTACAATCCTATACATTGACATTCCGAAAGAATTAGAATGGAATATCATTTTATTCCTGTTTATCATGGTCATTTTTGATCAAGTCAATCTCAAGGTATTTTCAGGCTTTGGTTATTCCTTCTTTAACGTGATCTTGTCATTAATCATCTTTGACAGGTTTTCAATTGTCTACGGTATCCTTTATCTCTTGCTGGACGCACTCGTGTCAATCCTTATCCAGAAACGAGGACGCCTTCAGACCATCATTTCATTGACATCCATCTATCTCCTTATCATAATTTTTTGTAACGAAATCTATAATGAACATTCCGACAAGAATTATTTTGCTCGCTACTTAACGACTCTGGGTATGCTGTTCCTAAGCATTCTGCTAAAATATCTTTATGTATTCCTTGAAACAGGGATCGTTTCAAGCAAGCTTTTTCTGGAAAGATTCGGTCCGATGGTGTTCGAAGTGTTATTAATTTTTCCGATTCTTGCTTTCTTCGACCAGTTAATTGTAAATCTAGTTCTTCTGCTCTTTTTATCTTATTATACGTTTATTGGTTATTTTCATAAGAAACTGATTTCGATAAACCAGACTCATATTGATGCACTTACTGAAAAAATTACGTCCAACTACAATATCAATGTTATCTTCCTCGACTTAAAGGAAATAAAGGGCGTTTTTCATGCAGGAGAACGGCTTGTAGTCATTAATGAAAACCTTGATTATCCGGAGCAGTTACAGACACTTATACATGAATTCCTTCACTTTTATTTGAGAAACTATAAGCTTCCAAAAAAAGGCGAGGAAATTTTAGTCACCTTTTGCGAAGCAATCATCAGCTGGTACTATATTGTAAGGCTCAAGGATACACACTACGAATCTACTTAG
- a CDS encoding general stress protein, whose protein sequence is MEKQIIGGVFESQEEAVRAIETLKAKGFDPNNLSVFAKSNDVVDEIEVRTDVEPVDGDENPTKKMGKGFGIGAGTGGVIGGVTGLIAEIGLLAIPGIGPLVAAGPIAATLTGAAIGATGGGIVGALTGAGISESDAKEYETFVKEGNILIFAEVEEHQRNEIQQVFTEAKSLNRHMYL, encoded by the coding sequence ATGGAGAAGCAAATTATTGGTGGTGTGTTTGAGAGCCAGGAGGAAGCGGTTCGGGCGATTGAAACGCTGAAGGCGAAGGGTTTTGATCCGAATAACCTCTCTGTTTTTGCGAAAAGCAACGATGTTGTCGATGAAATCGAGGTCCGGACTGACGTTGAACCAGTTGACGGTGATGAGAATCCAACTAAAAAAATGGGCAAGGGGTTTGGTATCGGTGCCGGAACGGGCGGCGTCATCGGAGGAGTTACCGGACTGATTGCTGAAATTGGCCTGCTTGCCATCCCTGGAATTGGCCCGCTGGTCGCAGCAGGTCCAATTGCGGCAACCCTGACAGGAGCAGCAATCGGTGCAACTGGCGGCGGAATTGTCGGAGCTCTCACGGGAGCTGGCATATCCGAATCCGACGCAAAGGAATATGAAACTTTCGTCAAAGAAGGCAACATTCTCATTTTTGCCGAAGTTGAAGAGCACCAGCGCAATGAAATTCAGCAAGTCTTTACCGAAGCTAAGTCACTCAACAGGCATATGTATTTGTAG
- a CDS encoding transposase yields the protein MPRKRRSWYPGAIFHLTSRGIRKEMLFFDEEDYQKFLFLLEKARKKYPFVLHAFCLMTNHVHLQIETINDPPWKIMQYLNSLYAAYFNKKYEYAGHVFDKRYGSELVHSVDYEVELSRYIHRNPLKAGMVMSLEEYEWSSYRAYAGLESSPFVKTDRILGYFPEPQTSNYIHYVNSPTIDLEFTENPLPSIFFL from the coding sequence TTGCCGCGAAAGAGACGAAGCTGGTATCCTGGAGCGATCTTTCATTTGACTAGCAGAGGAATTCGGAAAGAGATGTTATTTTTTGATGAGGAGGATTATCAGAAGTTTTTGTTCCTGTTGGAAAAAGCGAGAAAAAAGTATCCTTTTGTGCTTCATGCGTTTTGCTTGATGACAAATCATGTTCATTTGCAGATTGAGACAATAAATGATCCGCCATGGAAGATAATGCAGTACTTGAACTCTTTGTATGCAGCGTATTTTAACAAGAAGTATGAATATGCCGGGCATGTGTTTGACAAGCGCTACGGTTCGGAATTAGTACATTCTGTGGATTATGAGGTGGAACTGAGCAGGTATATTCATCGCAATCCGTTGAAGGCCGGGATGGTCATGAGCCTGGAAGAGTATGAATGGAGCAGCTACCGGGCCTATGCCGGTTTGGAGAGTTCTCCTTTTGTGAAGACTGACAGGATTTTGGGTTATTTCCCCGAACCACAAACCTCAAACTACATCCACTATGTTAACTCCCCAACAATTGATCTTGAATTCACTGAAAATCCTCTACCTTCCATCTTCTTCCTTTAG
- the cyoE gene encoding heme o synthase: MVNDIKLLFKGSVLVANVLPVFSGFWLAVWWNGFSFLAHLDVFLLTVVGSTLVMAGALALNNWYDVDIDRIMERTKKRPTVTGRFSLRAVLITGLVLSVIGLAMLLFVSLEATLYALVGWVTYVLLYTMWSKRRYTLNTVIGSISGAVPPLIGWSAIDSSFQVIPIILFLILFFWQMPHTFAIAIRKHDEYKAAKVAMLPVVHGMAFTKWQVLIYSLCLVPLPFYLWPLGWVFVGLATIMNIGFLAIAIKGFFAKSDLKWARLLFLYSVNYIMIIFLLMIIVTLPIY, translated from the coding sequence ATGGTAAATGACATTAAGCTGTTGTTTAAGGGTTCGGTGTTGGTGGCGAATGTGCTGCCGGTGTTTAGTGGGTTTTGGTTGGCGGTGTGGTGGAATGGGTTTTCGTTCTTGGCACACTTGGATGTGTTTTTGCTGACGGTTGTGGGGAGTACGCTTGTGATGGCAGGGGCGCTTGCGCTTAATAACTGGTACGATGTTGACATTGACCGGATTATGGAGCGGACGAAGAAAAGGCCGACGGTAACGGGGCGTTTTTCGCTTCGAGCCGTTCTTATTACCGGGCTTGTCTTGTCCGTGATCGGCCTGGCCATGCTTCTGTTTGTCTCGCTTGAAGCAACACTTTATGCCTTGGTCGGCTGGGTAACATACGTGCTTTTATATACAATGTGGTCGAAGCGCCGTTACACATTGAACACAGTAATTGGAAGTATTTCCGGTGCAGTTCCGCCGCTGATTGGCTGGAGCGCCATCGATTCAAGCTTTCAAGTGATCCCTATCATCTTGTTTCTGATCCTGTTTTTCTGGCAAATGCCTCACACCTTTGCGATTGCAATCAGGAAGCATGATGAGTACAAGGCTGCCAAGGTGGCAATGCTGCCGGTTGTACACGGCATGGCTTTCACGAAGTGGCAAGTCCTGATTTATAGCCTGTGCCTTGTGCCGCTGCCATTTTATTTATGGCCGCTTGGCTGGGTATTCGTCGGACTGGCGACCATTATGAATATCGGTTTCCTGGCTATTGCCATTAAAGGTTTTTTTGCAAAAAGTGACCTGAAATGGGCGAGGCTGCTGTTCCTTTATTCCGTTAATTACATTATGATCATCTTTTTACTTATGATCATCGTGACACTGCCCATATATTAG
- a CDS encoding cytochrome c oxidase subunit 2A, whose protein sequence is MPKLNSIKKASKEKETSMIGTFISLGGLLAVIVITYFVLFGLFMARL, encoded by the coding sequence ATGCCAAAGCTAAACAGCATCAAAAAGGCAAGCAAGGAAAAAGAAACATCGATGATTGGGACTTTCATTTCACTAGGCGGACTGTTGGCTGTCATTGTCATAACGTATTTTGTACTATTCGGCCTGTTCATGGCCAGGTTATAG
- a CDS encoding cytochrome c oxidase subunit II, with protein sequence MHRSEKVWLSLSFGIIMIFMLITGYQTFALELGPPSAKETIDPQKVDQIAPFNEPGLKQVGDNEYEVVMTLQAFSFTPMNIEVPQGAKVTFILTSKDVVHGFEVAGTNLNTMVVPGHIQRTTQIFDKPGSYLVLCNEYCGAGHQVMSTTITVK encoded by the coding sequence ATGCATCGTTCAGAAAAAGTCTGGCTGTCGTTAAGCTTCGGAATCATTATGATTTTTATGTTAATCACTGGTTATCAAACGTTCGCATTGGAACTTGGGCCTCCGAGCGCAAAAGAAACAATCGATCCGCAAAAGGTCGACCAAATTGCTCCATTTAACGAACCTGGCCTCAAGCAAGTTGGCGACAACGAATACGAAGTGGTCATGACGCTACAAGCATTCAGTTTTACGCCGATGAACATTGAAGTTCCTCAAGGCGCAAAAGTAACATTTATTCTTACATCAAAAGATGTTGTCCACGGATTTGAAGTGGCCGGTACGAACCTGAATACGATGGTTGTCCCGGGCCATATCCAACGTACCACTCAAATATTCGACAAGCCTGGAAGCTACCTGGTCCTTTGTAATGAATATTGCGGTGCAGGCCATCAGGTCATGAGCACAACAATTACGGTGAAGTAA
- a CDS encoding cbb3-type cytochrome c oxidase subunit I, which translates to MNAILKETFKDKASKVFAMNPKDAVLAKSYMAVSFASLLIGGLLGLLQGLNRAGVLQLPTWFNYYQVLTAHGLILILVMTAFFTIGYFYSAMSNDFGGLLPKVRKMGWVAYGLKIFGFVMAVIPILLNKASVLFTFYPPMAASPWFYIGLVFIVVGVWVAAFGAFIQVATWRKQNKGQHVPIMSYFATGVFVLLFFSSIPVAIEVFMIIPWAFGWVETINVMLARTLFWAFGHTLVNIWYLTATSAWYVVIPKLMGGKRWSDTLTRVVIISLVVMNITGGFHHQIVDPGISEAVKYMHVFMSLAIGFPSLMTAYALFATFEKTARRNGGKGLIGWYKKMPWKDVRFLAPFMAMVAFIPAGAGGIVQSTNQLNQVVHNTMWVAGHFHLTLGMTVIMTFFGVSYWLIPYISGRVLTPTINKIGLVQTWVWTIGMTTMAFAMHAVGLLGSPRRTSYSTYGDHATALGWDPYLALLAIGGTLLIVGVILQVYAVVNMMFFAPKGLTEFPVADVEEDGSKTPYWTERWGIWIIAMLLLVAMAYVIPITEFIVNAPPGSPPYKTW; encoded by the coding sequence ATGAATGCGATATTAAAAGAAACATTTAAGGATAAGGCATCAAAAGTATTCGCAATGAACCCGAAGGATGCCGTCCTCGCTAAATCATATATGGCAGTCTCGTTTGCATCACTACTGATCGGCGGATTGCTCGGATTGCTGCAAGGACTTAACCGAGCAGGAGTTCTCCAATTGCCAACCTGGTTCAACTATTATCAGGTACTTACCGCACACGGTCTTATATTAATCCTTGTCATGACAGCATTTTTCACAATCGGCTATTTCTACTCGGCAATGTCCAATGACTTCGGCGGACTGCTTCCAAAGGTACGGAAAATGGGATGGGTCGCATACGGATTGAAAATTTTCGGTTTTGTGATGGCAGTCATTCCAATTCTGCTCAACAAAGCATCTGTCTTGTTCACATTCTATCCTCCGATGGCGGCATCACCTTGGTTCTACATCGGGCTCGTCTTCATCGTAGTTGGCGTCTGGGTGGCAGCGTTCGGTGCCTTCATCCAGGTTGCGACTTGGCGGAAGCAAAATAAAGGCCAGCACGTACCAATCATGTCGTACTTCGCAACCGGCGTCTTTGTACTCTTGTTCTTCAGCTCCATCCCTGTGGCAATTGAAGTCTTCATGATTATCCCATGGGCATTCGGCTGGGTTGAAACAATCAATGTTATGCTCGCCCGTACACTGTTCTGGGCATTCGGACATACACTCGTTAACATCTGGTATTTAACAGCAACCTCTGCCTGGTATGTCGTCATTCCGAAGTTGATGGGCGGCAAGCGCTGGAGCGATACATTGACACGTGTTGTCATCATTTCCCTCGTGGTTATGAACATTACTGGCGGCTTCCATCACCAGATCGTTGACCCTGGCATCTCTGAAGCAGTGAAATACATGCACGTATTCATGAGCCTTGCAATCGGGTTCCCATCCTTGATGACAGCTTACGCACTATTCGCTACGTTTGAAAAAACAGCAAGAAGAAACGGCGGTAAAGGACTTATCGGCTGGTACAAAAAAATGCCTTGGAAAGATGTCCGCTTCCTTGCTCCGTTCATGGCAATGGTAGCATTCATTCCTGCCGGCGCAGGCGGTATCGTACAAAGCACAAACCAACTGAACCAGGTTGTCCACAACACAATGTGGGTAGCCGGCCATTTCCACTTGACACTTGGCATGACTGTAATTATGACATTCTTTGGCGTCAGCTACTGGCTTATCCCGTATATCTCTGGCCGCGTGCTGACTCCGACTATCAATAAAATCGGCCTTGTCCAGACATGGGTATGGACAATCGGCATGACAACGATGGCATTTGCAATGCATGCAGTCGGGCTGTTAGGCTCGCCTCGCCGGACTTCCTACTCCACATACGGCGACCATGCAACCGCACTGGGTTGGGACCCTTATCTCGCGCTCCTGGCAATTGGCGGAACGCTCTTAATCGTTGGGGTAATTTTACAAGTATATGCAGTTGTAAATATGATGTTCTTCGCGCCGAAAGGCTTGACTGAGTTCCCTGTCGCCGACGTAGAAGAAGATGGATCGAAAACCCCTTACTGGACTGAACGCTGGGGCATCTGGATTATCGCCATGCTGCTTCTCGTCGCAATGGCCTATGTGATTCCAATAACTGAATTTATCGTTAACGCACCTCCAGGATCGCCTCCGTACAAGACCTGGTAA